In one Drosophila pseudoobscura strain MV-25-SWS-2005 chromosome X, UCI_Dpse_MV25, whole genome shotgun sequence genomic region, the following are encoded:
- the LOC4815209 gene encoding uncharacterized protein translates to MRRSHCTSWMGILALFGLLPYSKQHCYSMKLVSVRTWDTPNYGLKINMFERNNSMASVTTVRQDVAIPLWHLVLLQQPRKRNGGGSPSRTELPRTLYNSTTKTCDFLKYMRHVSAWNNVAKLMLSKGASNMSLACPLKVGVYMMNRIQVPPDTALLKFMYHPNTLYTLEGTVYGQSPKEGATRRFLCKYEVNATIFKSC, encoded by the exons ATGAGGAGGAGCCACTGTACAAGCTGGATGGGGATTCTGGCGCTGTTCGGCCTCCTGCCGTACTCCAAGCAG CATTGCTATAGCATGAAGCTGGTGAGTGTCCGGACGTGGGATACACCCAACTATGGCCTGAAGATCAACATGTTCGAGAGGAACAACTCGATGGCGTCGGTGACGACGGTGCGCCAGGATGTGGCCATTCCGCTGTGGCATCTGGTCCTCCTGCAGCAGCCCCGCAAACGGAATGGTGGCGGTTCGCCGTCGCGTACCGAACTGCCGCGTACCCTGTACAATTCGACGACAAAGACATGCGACTTCTTGAAGTACATGCGACATGTGTCCGCCTGGAACAATGTGGCCAAGCTGATGCTCTCCAAGGGGGCCAGCAACATGAGTCTCGCCTGTCCGCTGAAGGTCGGCGTCTACATGATGAACCGCATCCAGGTGCCCCCCGATACGGCCCTACTGAAGTTTATGTATCATCCGAATACCCTCTACACGCTCGAGGGCACCGTCTATGGCCAGAGCCCCAAGGAGGGGGCGACGAGGCGGTTTCTCTGCAAGTATGAGGTCAATGCAACCATTTTCAAGTCCTGCTAA